The following coding sequences are from one uncultured Desulfobacter sp. window:
- the fabG gene encoding 3-oxoacyl-ACP reductase FabG — MLKDKVGVITGSSRGIGLAVAQTFARNGAKVVINCSKPGKDMDRAVELLESINADFMVFKGDMGNKETVQEMVATVLERYGTIDLLVNNAGINRDKPLMFLSEEDWDTVMNVNLKSVYHTCKEVMRTMIKNKSGRIINISSITAKLGREGQTNYGASKAGMIGFTKCLAREVANYNILVNALVVGLIDTLMTKKLPRDIKKDLHKIVPLGRMGKPEEVASACLFLASDLSSYITGTTLDVSGGGGM, encoded by the coding sequence GTGCTTAAAGATAAAGTGGGTGTCATTACCGGAAGTTCCCGAGGCATCGGCCTTGCTGTTGCCCAAACCTTTGCGCGCAACGGCGCAAAGGTTGTAATCAACTGTTCCAAACCAGGTAAGGATATGGACCGGGCCGTGGAACTGCTTGAATCAATAAATGCCGATTTCATGGTGTTTAAAGGCGATATGGGAAACAAAGAGACCGTGCAGGAAATGGTTGCAACCGTTTTGGAGCGGTATGGAACCATTGATCTCCTTGTCAATAACGCAGGGATCAATCGGGATAAACCCCTGATGTTTCTGTCTGAAGAGGACTGGGACACGGTCATGAATGTAAATCTGAAAAGCGTCTATCATACCTGTAAAGAGGTCATGCGAACCATGATCAAAAATAAATCAGGCAGAATCATAAATATTTCGTCCATCACCGCCAAACTCGGCAGGGAGGGACAGACAAATTATGGTGCTTCAAAGGCCGGTATGATCGGTTTTACAAAATGTCTGGCAAGGGAGGTGGCCAACTACAACATCCTGGTCAATGCACTGGTGGTGGGATTGATCGATACATTGATGACGAAGAAATTGCCCCGGGACATTAAAAAAGATCTGCACAAAATCGTGCCCCTGGGCCGTATGGGTAAACCTGAAGAGGTGGCATCCGCATGCCTTTTTCTGGCATCGGATTTATCAAGTTATATAACAGGAACAACACTGGATGTAAGCGGTGGAGGAGGAATGTAA
- the fabZ gene encoding 3-hydroxyacyl-ACP dehydratase FabZ codes for MKRIKRKNTVFDIEAIKAALPHRYPFLMVDRVLEQTPGKCVALKNITFNEPCFQGHFPEQSIMPGALITEAMAQATAFVGPAEDGSDPPVKKGFVTMTHIKIKRPVIPGDQLVISVKQIKKIKDVMKFKCVASVDGNPVATGDINVAIVE; via the coding sequence ATGAAACGGATTAAGCGCAAAAATACAGTGTTTGACATTGAAGCCATAAAAGCGGCATTACCCCATCGTTACCCGTTTCTCATGGTTGACAGGGTTTTGGAACAGACCCCTGGAAAATGTGTGGCATTAAAGAACATCACCTTTAATGAACCCTGTTTTCAGGGCCATTTCCCCGAACAATCCATCATGCCGGGAGCGTTAATCACCGAAGCCATGGCCCAGGCAACTGCATTTGTGGGCCCGGCAGAGGACGGTTCCGACCCGCCGGTGAAAAAGGGGTTTGTCACCATGACCCATATAAAAATAAAGCGGCCGGTCATTCCGGGTGATCAGCTGGTGATTTCAGTGAAACAGATAAAAAAAATCAAGGATGTGATGAAGTTTAAGTGTGTTGCCAGTGTGGATGGGAATCCTGTGGCAACAGGTGATATCAATGTTGCAATAGTCGAATAG
- the fabD gene encoding ACP S-malonyltransferase has translation MKIGFIFPGQGSQHPGMGKDIFQQFSCVKALYDQAADICNLDIAKACFERSSKKLALSSYSQLGILTMSLAVSRILAEHGIRPDIVAGHSLGEYSALVDTGAVSFKDGFNLVKKRGELMDRSCRENPGTMAAVTGLSFAAVEALCRDSASPVWPANENTHEQIVISGTQKGVKHVMKTACMNQGKAVALPVAGAFHSPLMTDAAKAFASVIQQVSVNPPSCPIIGNTDARVKTSPDQLSVEMKAQMTSPVLWFRSMKQMKDMGVSTFIEVGPKKVLKGLLMRIDRKIKIFSTGTLRELDQLIQAVT, from the coding sequence ATGAAGATCGGGTTTATTTTTCCGGGACAGGGATCACAGCACCCCGGAATGGGCAAGGATATTTTTCAACAGTTCAGCTGTGTAAAGGCGCTGTATGACCAGGCCGCTGATATCTGTAATCTTGATATTGCCAAGGCCTGCTTTGAAAGGTCATCTAAAAAACTTGCGTTAAGCAGCTATTCTCAACTGGGTATATTGACCATGAGTCTGGCCGTCAGCCGGATACTGGCAGAACACGGCATCCGGCCGGACATCGTGGCCGGGCACAGCCTTGGCGAATATTCCGCCTTGGTGGATACGGGAGCAGTCTCTTTCAAAGACGGATTTAACCTGGTTAAAAAAAGAGGCGAGTTGATGGATCGGTCATGCCGGGAAAATCCGGGCACCATGGCTGCGGTGACGGGGTTGTCATTCGCTGCGGTGGAGGCATTATGCCGTGACAGCGCATCCCCGGTATGGCCGGCCAATGAAAATACCCATGAGCAGATTGTGATATCCGGTACCCAGAAAGGCGTAAAACACGTCATGAAAACGGCATGCATGAATCAGGGAAAAGCTGTTGCACTGCCCGTTGCCGGGGCATTTCATTCTCCTTTGATGACGGATGCGGCCAAAGCGTTTGCTTCGGTGATTCAACAGGTATCCGTGAACCCGCCCTCATGCCCGATTATCGGGAACACGGACGCTCGGGTGAAAACATCCCCTGATCAGTTATCCGTTGAGATGAAGGCCCAGATGACCTCACCTGTTTTGTGGTTTAGGTCCATGAAGCAGATGAAAGATATGGGTGTTTCCACCTTTATAGAGGTGGGACCCAAAAAAGTACTCAAAGGCCTGTTGATGCGCATCGACCGCAAAATTAAGATTTTTTCAACCGGAACACTGCGGGAGCTGGATCAGTTGATCCAGGCTGTGACTTAA
- a CDS encoding beta-ketoacyl-[acyl-carrier-protein] synthase family protein, with amino-acid sequence MADRQRVFITGVGVISAIGNGFDMFRDALKAGRNGVGRIRAFDPGGLACQNGCEVDDLTSCFPEEDARPMDRASQLAMIAADQAVQTSGLVRESGSQEIGSRTGRLGIDPTRSGIALGGTIGGMASGFAYYRRLKNGQAAPGFLLDQPLYSMGARISAAYGLQGPNLVFSTACSSANIAIGYACDLIRSGRMDIMLAGGVDPMAEITCAGFGVLRNTSPDVARPFDRKRNGLILGEGAGILLLESEKHFRQRQGHIYGEVLGYGMSSDAYHMTSPDVLGRGAARSMYNAVSDSGLVPGQVEYINAHGTATKHNDQMETMAIKKVFEKRAYDIPVSSTKSMHGHTLGAAGGIEAIAVLAAMDGGFIPPTMNYREKDPKCDLDYVPNQAREQQFSVGLSNNFGFGGNNCTVILGRGPGQ; translated from the coding sequence ATGGCAGACAGACAACGTGTTTTTATCACAGGCGTTGGGGTGATCTCCGCCATAGGAAACGGTTTTGACATGTTTCGCGACGCCCTGAAAGCAGGCCGGAACGGCGTGGGAAGAATTCGCGCCTTTGACCCCGGTGGCCTGGCCTGTCAAAACGGATGTGAGGTGGATGATCTGACCTCATGCTTTCCCGAAGAAGATGCCCGGCCAATGGATCGGGCCTCACAACTTGCAATGATCGCCGCGGATCAGGCCGTCCAGACCTCAGGACTGGTCCGGGAATCCGGATCACAAGAAATAGGATCAAGGACAGGCAGACTCGGGATAGATCCCACAAGAAGCGGCATTGCCCTTGGGGGGACCATCGGCGGCATGGCCTCGGGGTTTGCATATTACAGACGGCTGAAAAACGGCCAGGCTGCACCGGGCTTTCTTTTGGATCAGCCGCTGTATTCAATGGGAGCCAGAATCAGTGCCGCCTATGGTCTTCAGGGGCCAAATCTTGTGTTTTCCACAGCGTGTTCTTCGGCCAATATTGCCATCGGCTATGCCTGTGACCTGATTCGCAGCGGCCGGATGGACATCATGCTGGCCGGGGGGGTTGATCCCATGGCGGAGATCACCTGTGCAGGATTCGGTGTTCTGAGAAACACATCCCCGGATGTGGCCCGGCCCTTTGACCGAAAACGCAACGGACTCATTCTTGGAGAGGGGGCGGGAATTCTGCTCCTTGAGTCGGAAAAACATTTTAGGCAAAGGCAGGGGCACATCTACGGAGAGGTCTTGGGATACGGCATGTCGAGTGATGCCTATCATATGACATCGCCCGACGTGCTGGGCAGGGGCGCGGCCCGGTCAATGTATAATGCCGTTTCCGACAGCGGCCTTGTGCCCGGGCAGGTCGAATACATCAATGCCCATGGCACCGCCACCAAACACAATGACCAGATGGAGACCATGGCCATTAAAAAGGTCTTCGAAAAGAGAGCCTATGATATTCCGGTCAGCTCTACCAAATCAATGCACGGACATACCCTTGGGGCTGCCGGCGGCATTGAAGCCATTGCCGTACTCGCGGCAATGGACGGCGGATTTATTCCCCCAACCATGAATTACCGGGAAAAAGATCCAAAATGCGACCTGGACTATGTGCCCAACCAGGCCAGAGAACAGCAATTTTCCGTTGGGCTGTCAAATAATTTTGGGTTTGGCGGTAACAATTGCACGGTCATTCTTGGCAGAGGCCCTGGCCAATAA
- a CDS encoding AMP-binding protein — protein MTQLLNLGDAVTANACRFKDKPAVLFENRQITYGELDQRTNRLGNLLTGLGLQKRDHVAIFMDNCTESAEVYIAAAKTGLVVVPINFRLSEKEIAGQLNHSESKCLIFDSVFTPIVENLLQMGVCIPKERCLAIGAGETDDFKDYHDLVAHALDHTIATAVDPEDTWILLYTSGTTGHPKGVIRSHRSYLNFFLFGAVDFGFTEQDISLTVMPMFHANSTFFAFTFIYIGATVVLQPSRNFDPQVFFRNIEKFRISFVSLIPTHYKRILKTSPRPTDNYDISSLKKLLCSSADAGSALKQAIMDRFPTVGLFEAYGSSEAGTITILKPHEQRAKIESIGRPAFGISQIQLLDDDLKSAKNGDVGELFVKGTMAFDGYYKQPDITRKAFVENGFTSGDLAWRDDDGFYYLAGRKDDKIITGGEHVYPREVEEVINCHPSVEMNGVIGIKDPDWGRMVVALVVPKPGAELTEPELIEFCKARMASYKKPKKVIFITADDMPTTASGKISHKKLSEQVISETSITG, from the coding sequence ATGACGCAATTATTAAATTTAGGCGATGCCGTAACCGCAAACGCTTGCAGGTTCAAAGATAAACCCGCCGTTCTTTTTGAAAACAGACAGATAACCTATGGCGAACTGGACCAGAGAACCAACCGCCTTGGAAACCTGTTGACCGGCTTGGGCCTTCAAAAGAGGGATCACGTTGCCATATTCATGGACAATTGTACCGAGTCCGCAGAAGTTTATATTGCTGCCGCCAAAACAGGGCTTGTGGTGGTGCCCATAAATTTTCGGCTTTCAGAAAAGGAAATAGCCGGTCAATTGAACCATTCTGAATCTAAATGTCTGATATTTGATTCGGTATTCACCCCGATTGTAGAAAATTTATTGCAGATGGGCGTCTGCATACCAAAAGAGCGCTGCCTGGCAATAGGTGCCGGTGAAACAGATGATTTTAAAGACTATCATGACCTGGTCGCCCATGCGTTGGATCACACGATTGCAACCGCTGTTGATCCCGAAGATACCTGGATTCTGCTTTATACATCGGGAACAACAGGACACCCAAAAGGCGTTATTCGATCCCACAGGTCATATCTCAATTTCTTTTTGTTTGGGGCCGTTGACTTCGGGTTTACCGAACAGGACATCAGTCTGACGGTGATGCCGATGTTCCATGCCAATTCGACGTTTTTTGCATTTACCTTTATATATATTGGTGCAACCGTCGTTTTGCAGCCCTCACGAAATTTTGATCCCCAGGTATTTTTCAGGAATATTGAAAAATTTCGTATCAGCTTTGTCTCTTTGATTCCAACGCACTACAAAAGAATTTTGAAAACTTCACCCCGGCCAACGGACAACTACGATATCTCCTCTTTAAAAAAGCTGCTCTGCTCGTCCGCAGACGCCGGATCTGCATTAAAGCAGGCGATCATGGACCGGTTTCCAACCGTCGGACTTTTTGAGGCGTACGGCTCTTCGGAAGCCGGAACCATAACCATTCTCAAACCCCATGAACAAAGGGCTAAAATTGAATCCATCGGCCGTCCTGCGTTTGGCATATCACAGATACAATTATTAGATGATGACCTGAAATCTGCGAAAAACGGTGACGTCGGCGAACTTTTCGTTAAAGGCACCATGGCGTTCGATGGATATTATAAGCAGCCGGACATTACCCGTAAGGCGTTTGTTGAAAACGGGTTCACATCCGGAGATCTTGCCTGGCGTGATGACGATGGGTTTTATTATCTGGCGGGGCGCAAAGACGACAAAATCATCACAGGCGGAGAACATGTTTATCCAAGGGAAGTGGAAGAAGTTATCAATTGTCATCCGTCGGTGGAGATGAATGGGGTAATCGGGATCAAAGATCCGGACTGGGGGAGAATGGTCGTTGCCTTGGTGGTGCCCAAGCCCGGTGCTGAATTGACCGAACCCGAGCTGATTGAATTCTGCAAAGCCAGGATGGCATCGTATAAAAAACCTAAAAAGGTCATATTTATCACAGCCGACGATATGCCCACCACGGCCAGTGGAAAGATATCCCATAAAAAGTTGAGTGAACAGGTGATATCTGAAACTTCAATTACCGGGTAA
- a CDS encoding acyl-CoA thioesterase, producing MEHDLAAEVLIDVRFSETDLMGVVYHANYFNWFDIARFKVLENMGGILEKRNEVEMPVVKVNCEYLKPAKFGDQLIVRAVLEKDSVAKFTFHFTVKNKKNRRIIARATTVSVLNKKTGGLLLRRPEVSEQR from the coding sequence TTGGAACACGACCTGGCCGCAGAAGTGCTGATTGATGTGCGGTTTTCGGAAACAGACTTGATGGGGGTGGTTTACCACGCCAACTATTTTAACTGGTTCGACATTGCCCGTTTTAAGGTTCTCGAGAATATGGGGGGGATTTTGGAGAAAAGAAACGAGGTTGAAATGCCGGTGGTCAAAGTTAACTGCGAATACTTAAAACCGGCGAAATTCGGGGATCAGCTTATTGTCCGGGCCGTGCTTGAAAAAGATTCTGTGGCAAAATTTACGTTTCATTTTACAGTCAAAAATAAAAAAAACAGGCGGATAATCGCCAGGGCCACAACGGTCAGTGTTTTAAATAAAAAAACAGGGGGCCTTCTTTTACGGCGCCCCGAGGTATCGGAGCAAAGGTAA
- a CDS encoding phosphopantetheine-binding protein, giving the protein MRKEVALEIASQRRALIGDLKEMLIDKLSLSQEPNEIAEDASLFGSGLGLDSIDALEIVVAIEERFDVSISDDNMSVFRSIDTIADFITEHQGVAA; this is encoded by the coding sequence ATGAGAAAAGAAGTTGCATTGGAAATTGCATCGCAAAGACGGGCGTTAATTGGGGATTTAAAAGAGATGCTCATTGATAAACTGTCTCTTTCCCAGGAACCTAATGAGATCGCAGAAGATGCGTCCCTATTTGGTTCAGGCCTGGGCCTGGACTCCATTGATGCACTGGAGATCGTCGTGGCCATAGAAGAACGGTTTGATGTATCGATCAGCGATGACAATATGTCTGTTTTTCGATCCATTGATACAATCGCGGACTTTATTACTGAGCATCAGGGGGTGGCGGCATAA
- a CDS encoding acyl-CoA dehydratase activase, translating into MRTQYYMGIDVGSYMTKTVIIDQNQKILGTACERTGFHPGKSADICVQSALRKTDVTMPAIAGCISTGYGRDNIRFADRSITEITCHAVAAGFYYPQYMTVLDIGGQDNKIIHVDDRGRCLDFKMNRKCASGTGVFIEEMAHRLNMNAFELQEMAWASEKEIHIGSFCTVFSATEVLERINQGEKIEDLAKAIFRSVVLRTLQMDELNENLVLSGGVARFFPIIKSIFEACLARPVAVIPDSNLGGALGAALISLQKANGH; encoded by the coding sequence ATGAGAACTCAATATTACATGGGCATTGATGTTGGATCTTATATGACAAAAACCGTCATCATTGACCAGAACCAAAAGATTTTGGGAACCGCGTGTGAACGTACAGGATTCCACCCGGGTAAAAGCGCTGATATCTGTGTTCAATCTGCATTGCGCAAGACAGATGTCACGATGCCGGCCATTGCAGGTTGTATATCCACGGGCTATGGACGGGACAACATAAGATTTGCGGACCGGTCAATCACTGAAATCACCTGTCATGCCGTGGCTGCCGGTTTTTATTATCCACAATATATGACGGTACTGGACATCGGCGGGCAGGACAACAAAATTATCCATGTGGATGATAGGGGACGGTGTCTGGATTTCAAGATGAACCGCAAGTGTGCATCGGGCACAGGGGTTTTTATCGAAGAAATGGCCCATCGGTTGAACATGAACGCGTTTGAACTCCAGGAAATGGCCTGGGCATCGGAAAAAGAGATTCATATCGGCAGCTTTTGTACCGTATTTTCTGCCACCGAAGTTCTTGAACGCATCAACCAGGGAGAGAAGATTGAAGATCTGGCAAAGGCCATTTTTCGCTCGGTGGTTCTCAGAACGCTCCAAATGGATGAGTTGAATGAAAATCTGGTTCTAAGCGGGGGCGTGGCGAGATTTTTTCCCATAATTAAATCAATTTTTGAGGCATGTTTGGCCAGGCCCGTTGCCGTCATACCGGATTCAAATCTGGGCGGTGCATTGGGCGCAGCTTTAATCAGTCTTCAAAAAGCGAACGGTCATTGA
- a CDS encoding beta-ketoacyl-[acyl-carrier-protein] synthase family protein → MTEKICISGLGLIGPFGSGKKSFKEGISSGRSFLKPVETYESNHLAGAVPDFQIKDYIKDRRVLKYAPVTQYALAAAKMAVDEAGLNISKADPEKTAVFYATNLGSINITETICNTIDEKGYKKVNPILFQQSVFNTPASLLSILLGIQGPCISLPMGFSSGGAALDMAVNYFRIHDIDLALVIASDENAQVSHQAYDHLKLLSPNDDGNEGMRPFDANRNGFVASEGAAALVLEKENIALENQRSIYGYIAGSSTAGDAWGHGDVDPKGTGLLLAMKNALSAAGIGQKEIDLIVAMAPSDQKVDKMEAKAIRNLFNEHCDTIPVTSIKSSIGETFSPAGLFNLCAGLLTMADGKIPPTLNHDRPDPDINLDIVAGRAREKKVDTVLSNTFSWGGIYNSIVARRYE, encoded by the coding sequence ATGACGGAGAAAATTTGTATAAGCGGATTGGGATTGATAGGTCCGTTCGGCAGCGGGAAAAAATCATTTAAAGAAGGCATTTCCTCGGGGCGCTCTTTTTTAAAACCTGTGGAAACATATGAATCCAATCACCTGGCAGGGGCGGTCCCTGATTTTCAGATAAAAGATTATATCAAGGACCGGCGGGTACTCAAATATGCACCGGTCACACAATATGCGTTGGCTGCGGCAAAAATGGCTGTGGACGAGGCAGGTTTGAATATCTCGAAGGCGGACCCGGAAAAAACGGCTGTATTTTATGCCACAAACCTAGGCAGCATCAACATCACCGAAACCATCTGCAATACAATTGATGAAAAAGGCTATAAAAAGGTCAACCCCATTTTGTTTCAGCAATCAGTGTTTAATACCCCTGCAAGCCTCTTGAGCATTCTCCTGGGGATACAGGGTCCTTGTATTTCATTGCCCATGGGATTTTCTTCCGGGGGTGCCGCCCTTGATATGGCGGTCAATTATTTTCGCATCCACGATATTGATCTCGCCCTGGTAATTGCATCCGATGAAAATGCACAGGTGTCCCATCAGGCATACGATCACCTGAAATTGTTGTCGCCCAATGATGACGGTAATGAAGGCATGCGCCCCTTTGATGCAAACCGGAACGGGTTCGTCGCGTCAGAAGGTGCGGCTGCATTGGTTCTGGAAAAAGAGAATATTGCCCTGGAAAATCAGCGCAGCATATATGGCTATATTGCAGGATCTTCCACCGCCGGCGACGCCTGGGGGCATGGGGATGTAGATCCAAAGGGCACCGGGCTTTTGCTTGCAATGAAAAACGCCTTGTCCGCTGCCGGGATCGGTCAAAAAGAGATTGACCTGATTGTTGCCATGGCGCCTTCTGATCAAAAAGTGGATAAAATGGAGGCCAAAGCGATCCGGAATCTGTTTAACGAACATTGTGATACGATACCGGTAACCAGTATCAAATCCTCCATTGGTGAAACCTTTTCTCCGGCAGGTCTTTTTAATCTCTGTGCCGGGCTGTTGACCATGGCAGACGGTAAAATTCCCCCCACATTGAACCATGACAGGCCTGATCCGGATATCAACCTGGATATTGTTGCCGGCCGGGCCAGAGAGAAAAAGGTGGATACCGTCCTGAGCAACACCTTTTCCTGGGGCGGAATTTATAACTCTATTGTGGCCAGGAGGTATGAATGA
- a CDS encoding beta-ketoacyl synthase N-terminal-like domain-containing protein — MKISGTGAVSGFGGGCDPLWQGLLNEDCAIGPIRDIPCSDQLPGWCVQIPADVSDIPLCDFFQGYENDAFLRMCGLVLGEMFPEIGTQAVALDNEALSVFLSTLKGNIPCFERKIGSSGCRDVALQDILIHSPAGTLASTLQAEGTTRTYSNACASGTTAVAMAAADIRYQRTKTSVVLGGDLFSYFIHTGFSCLKAMSFNPCKPFDRERDGLTLGEAFAGLHLEKTLGKEGVQIMGWGLSNDANHITGPSRTGEGLRRAINACLKDAGVDPDQVGAVVTHGTATRYNDAMELKAYQSVFGDSIPPLCGIKGAIGHTLGAAGIIETIVAMKIIEEEIIPATVGHESSSESDISFGSQRLGSPIVLNCNSGFGGVNVAVLIGRPDAIR, encoded by the coding sequence GTGAAAATTAGTGGAACCGGGGCTGTTTCCGGATTTGGCGGTGGTTGTGACCCGCTTTGGCAAGGCTTGCTGAATGAAGACTGTGCCATTGGCCCGATCCGGGATATCCCTTGTTCCGATCAATTGCCCGGCTGGTGTGTTCAAATACCCGCCGATGTGTCTGACATTCCCTTGTGTGATTTTTTTCAAGGATACGAAAATGATGCGTTTTTACGCATGTGCGGTCTGGTGCTTGGAGAGATGTTTCCTGAAATCGGGACCCAGGCTGTTGCATTAGATAATGAGGCGCTATCAGTGTTCTTGTCTACCCTTAAAGGAAACATTCCCTGTTTTGAAAGAAAAATAGGATCGTCAGGGTGCAGGGATGTTGCACTTCAGGATATTTTAATCCATTCCCCTGCCGGTACCCTGGCATCCACCCTTCAGGCTGAAGGAACGACCCGAACCTATTCCAATGCCTGCGCCTCGGGGACAACGGCCGTTGCCATGGCTGCCGCTGATATCCGCTACCAGAGAACCAAAACATCCGTTGTTTTGGGCGGAGATCTGTTTTCCTATTTTATTCATACCGGATTTTCATGTTTAAAGGCAATGAGCTTCAATCCCTGCAAACCCTTTGATCGGGAGAGGGACGGTTTGACACTGGGCGAAGCGTTTGCAGGCCTCCACCTTGAAAAAACCCTTGGCAAAGAAGGCGTTCAGATCATGGGCTGGGGATTGAGCAACGATGCCAATCATATTACAGGACCTTCCAGAACCGGAGAAGGGCTGCGCCGGGCCATCAATGCCTGTCTGAAAGATGCCGGTGTCGATCCGGATCAGGTGGGTGCCGTTGTGACCCACGGAACGGCAACCCGTTATAATGACGCCATGGAACTTAAGGCATACCAGTCGGTGTTTGGCGATTCCATCCCGCCGCTGTGCGGTATCAAAGGGGCCATTGGCCATACCCTGGGTGCTGCCGGAATAATTGAAACCATTGTGGCCATGAAAATCATTGAAGAAGAGATTATCCCCGCCACGGTGGGTCACGAATCGTCAAGTGAGTCGGATATCAGTTTTGGGTCCCAGAGGCTGGGGTCGCCAATCGTATTGAATTGTAATTCAGGGTTTGGCGGGGTAAACGTTGCCGTTTTAATCGGGAGGCCGGATGCGATACGCTAA
- a CDS encoding glycine cleavage T C-terminal barrel domain-containing protein → MDITKEYSVVRDGVGMFDLSGTAKFFVTGDDAEAFLEETATCSIEMIEDGMGANTLFLREDGTIVAMCSIFRDEDRFIIFTVDEKRNELGQWLNSHNNDGDVLIQDKSDELGLLSILGYKAQPLTIEIAGDDIIAIPYMGFDENPETRSKIFRVGGTGEIEYRFLVDKSQVDALGSEILEKGAPLGISLCSNQILDSLMVEMKSVNQLKDIERDTNAVQAGLVWMIDFGKSSFIGRDAVVEQKENLDKRLLVLACEQGDKVPENARVSIQDSPVGYVVNQCFSKRLNQDLLMAYVDETFGWVGVEFDIETENNGIRTATAVSSPTFVTRSVEGEAS, encoded by the coding sequence ATGGATATTACAAAAGAGTATAGCGTGGTCAGAGATGGTGTCGGGATGTTTGACCTGTCCGGAACGGCGAAATTTTTTGTTACCGGTGATGATGCCGAAGCCTTTCTGGAGGAAACAGCAACCTGCAGTATTGAGATGATTGAAGACGGCATGGGTGCCAACACACTTTTTTTAAGGGAGGACGGTACAATTGTTGCCATGTGCTCCATTTTCAGGGATGAAGACCGTTTTATTATATTCACCGTTGACGAAAAACGAAATGAACTGGGTCAATGGCTGAATTCCCATAATAACGACGGGGATGTGCTAATCCAAGACAAGTCCGATGAATTGGGGCTGCTCTCCATTCTTGGATATAAGGCCCAGCCCCTGACCATTGAGATTGCCGGGGATGATATTATCGCCATTCCATATATGGGGTTTGATGAAAATCCGGAGACCCGGTCCAAAATTTTCAGGGTCGGGGGAACAGGCGAAATTGAGTACCGGTTTTTGGTGGATAAATCCCAGGTGGACGCCCTGGGATCAGAAATACTGGAAAAAGGTGCTCCTTTGGGCATTTCCCTTTGCAGCAACCAGATCCTTGATTCCTTGATGGTTGAAATGAAATCCGTCAATCAACTCAAGGATATAGAGCGGGATACCAATGCCGTTCAGGCCGGCCTTGTCTGGATGATCGATTTCGGCAAATCATCATTTATCGGCAGAGACGCCGTTGTAGAACAAAAAGAAAATCTGGATAAACGGTTGTTGGTTCTTGCCTGCGAACAGGGCGATAAGGTGCCGGAAAACGCGCGGGTAAGCATCCAGGACAGCCCGGTGGGCTACGTTGTCAACCAGTGTTTTTCAAAGCGCCTGAATCAAGATCTTTTGATGGCCTACGTTGACGAGACATTCGGCTGGGTTGGTGTTGAGTTTGACATTGAAACGGAAAACAACGGAATTCGAACCGCCACGGCGGTATCGTCTCCGACATTTGTCACCCGTTCGGTTGAAGGGGAGGCCTCCTGA